The Porites lutea chromosome 11, jaPorLute2.1, whole genome shotgun sequence genome includes a region encoding these proteins:
- the LOC140952355 gene encoding uncharacterized protein — protein MSPTTRKRANRPDYVPSVIEAVKMLAKGNGHGASRQTIVKYVEGRMEKGTKVITSQMVKSAIIRALNSGLLVHSSGVGLNGSFMIPEKSVNGSRGTCLDKQKPIMTKEAKLRNISSLAGEFPCGPDHPHDSTVQTVTTKPRRNSKILVPFVDAKSLHQDQLEKESGQKSSGLKAILKTPTQRKFAAKRKQKRAGRKVKFCSPPSVFLISPCIKRRSKRKK, from the coding sequence ATGTCTCCCACTACAAGAAAACGCGCTAACCGTCCAGATTATGTTCCAAGCGTTATTGAGGCAGTTAAAATGTTAGCTAAAGGAAATGGCCATGGAGCGTCAAGGCAAACTATTGTTAAATACGTGGAGGGAAGGATGGAGAAAGGAACAAAGGTTATAACTTCGCAGATGGTAAAGTCGGCCATTATAAGGGCTTTGAATTCTGGTTTGTTAGTTCATTCTAGCGGAGTTGGGTTAAATGGCTCATTTATGATACCCGAGAAGTCAGTAAATGGATCAAGAGGAACTTGTCTGGACAAGCAAAAGCCTATCATGACAAAAGAAGCAAAGTTGCGGAACATTTCATCCCTTGCGGGCGAATTTCCATGCGGGCCAGATCATCCTCATGATAGCACAGTTCAGACTGTGACTACCAAACCACGGCGTAATTCTAAAATTTTAGTACCGTTCGTCGACGCTAAGTCATTACATCAAGATCAGCTTGAAAAGGAAAGCGGGCAAAAATCCAGTGGCCTGAAGGCGATCTTGAAAACACCAACTCAAAGGAAATTTGCCGCGAAACGGAAACAAAAGAGGGCGGGAAGAAAGGTGAAGTTTTGTTCTCCTCCAAGCGTCTTTTTGATTTCACCATGCATCAAAAGAAGATCAAAGAGAAAGAAGTAA